In Deinococcus fonticola, the following proteins share a genomic window:
- a CDS encoding DUF4388 domain-containing protein, with protein sequence MAIYGDFEYHAFSDIIKVLQRHTGVLFMRTALAGRSAELHLQQGTLNALFIDGFPVSEALRVRDTIRSLVSSASGEYTFEAGPVSTALHLPLAELIRDVISTADIAETQLPHPETRFEWQVHGAPAQIPDPLRDSWDAVGPLLRQGGSATDLASALRISVQEARITLYRLRAAGLISPTRAAGLFQTPETTVPSLPNPADGVGLADPRVAYGRPTPPPPPEQVGPVRRLLNALRRLTGGPA encoded by the coding sequence ATGGCGATCTACGGCGATTTCGAATACCACGCATTCAGCGATATCATCAAGGTCTTGCAGCGGCACACCGGCGTGCTGTTCATGCGCACCGCCCTGGCGGGCCGCAGTGCCGAACTGCACCTGCAACAAGGCACCCTGAACGCCCTGTTCATCGACGGTTTCCCGGTCAGTGAAGCGCTGCGGGTGCGTGACACCATCCGCAGCCTGGTCAGCAGCGCCAGCGGCGAGTACACCTTCGAGGCTGGCCCCGTCAGCACGGCCCTGCACTTGCCGCTGGCCGAACTGATCCGCGACGTGATCAGCACAGCGGACATTGCCGAAACGCAACTGCCGCACCCCGAAACCCGCTTCGAGTGGCAGGTGCACGGCGCCCCCGCGCAGATTCCCGACCCGCTGCGGGACAGTTGGGATGCGGTGGGGCCCCTGCTGCGTCAGGGCGGCTCGGCCACCGACCTGGCCAGTGCCCTGCGCATCAGCGTGCAGGAAGCCCGCATTACCCTGTACCGCCTGCGGGCCGCTGGTTTGATCAGCCCCACCCGCGCCGCCGGCCTTTTCCAGACGCCCGAAACCACGGTGCCCAGCCTCCCGAACCCGGCGGACGGCGTGGGCCTGGCCGACCCGCGCGTCGCCTACGGACGGCCCACGCCGCCACCCCCCCCTGAGCAGGTCGGCCCCGTGCGCCGCCTGCTGAACGCCCTGCGCCGCCTGACCGGAGGCCCCGCATGA
- a CDS encoding GTP-binding protein codes for MKPMKLVISGPVGAGKTTFVQALSETETISTEADASEDIGKATTTVAFDFGTLNIDGQELHLYGTPGQDRFDFMWDVLCEGALGLVLLVAGDRPQDFLHARHILEFITSRNPVPFIVGVTRQDLPSVWHPADVAAYFDLPATQVQGVVATDQNSARNLLIRLLEEELRKEPI; via the coding sequence ATCAAACCCATGAAACTCGTCATTTCCGGCCCGGTCGGCGCTGGCAAAACCACCTTCGTGCAGGCCCTCTCGGAAACGGAAACCATCAGCACCGAGGCCGACGCCAGCGAGGACATCGGCAAAGCCACCACCACCGTGGCCTTCGACTTCGGCACCCTCAACATTGACGGCCAGGAACTGCACCTGTACGGCACGCCCGGCCAGGACAGGTTCGACTTCATGTGGGACGTGCTGTGCGAAGGCGCCCTGGGCCTGGTGCTGCTGGTCGCCGGCGACCGACCCCAGGATTTCCTGCACGCCCGGCACATCCTGGAATTCATCACCAGTCGCAACCCGGTGCCGTTCATCGTGGGCGTCACCCGTCAGGACCTGCCGTCGGTGTGGCACCCTGCCGACGTGGCCGCTTATTTCGACCTGCCCGCCACGCAGGTGCAGGGCGTGGTCGCCACCGATCAGAACAGTGCGCGCAACCTCCTGATTCGCCTGCTGGAAGAGGAATTGAGGAAAGAGCCGATCTGA
- a CDS encoding GrpB family protein gives MHRHDDCVGRPGGVQGAPRADRRRVSPPSGTLEQQEAAGGKLWPKLVFAPSIGAPRCNIHVRLADTETTRLARLFRDDLRIHPDKVQLWPAFKLKVTAAAPNLSAYGQIKAPAWLLLMELAEVWDRARQEK, from the coding sequence GTGCATCGACATGATGATTGTGTTGGACGACCTGGAGGCGTGCAGGGCGCTCCCCGTGCTGACCGCCGCCGGGTATCGCCACCGTCCGGAACCTTGGAACAGCAGGAAGCCGCTGGGGGAAAACTGTGGCCGAAACTGGTGTTCGCGCCTTCCATCGGAGCGCCCCGCTGCAATATTCACGTGCGGCTGGCGGATACCGAAACGACGCGCCTGGCCCGGCTGTTCCGTGATGACCTGCGCATCCACCCCGACAAGGTGCAACTCTGGCCAGCGTTCAAGTTGAAAGTCACTGCTGCGGCCCCGAACCTGTCCGCCTACGGGCAGATCAAGGCCCCGGCCTGGCTGCTGCTGATGGAACTGGCCGAAGTCTGGGACAGGGCCAGACAGGAGAAATAA
- a CDS encoding AMP-binding protein, with amino-acid sequence MEVKSLGDVHLQINGWLDRYNSSHVDVAALLCDRHDPQKRALNFESAAGRVESLSYGELQEKSRRFASVLRGLGIEKGDRVALLLPKTSELLIAAVALWQLGAVYIPLFTAFGPEAVEVRVEDSGAKVILTDNTNCPKLNGVQGRSIVNIDDREGQGVGEDIPFHASLKRADPLDENTTTDGKDMLVLLYTSGTTGQPKGVKVPVHALATFESYMRFALDVREDDMFWNMADPGWAYGLYYGLLGPLLLGQTIMYYQGAFDPARAIEIMRRYEITNFASAPTAYRVFRSAHLGKPEGLKLRVASSAGEPLNPELYHWARETLGVELFDHFGQTELGMAICNHHHPALSRSIKPGSMGQAMPGFRVVILDDHGNEQGDGVEGHLAIDRHASPLCIFQEYYNAPDRTAERLMHHGRYYLAGDNASRDHEGNYFFSGRGDDIILSAGYRIGPFEVESALVHHPAVAEAAVVGKPDELKGEIVKAHVVLKPGQEATDALKEELSLFVKQKLAAHAYPREIVFVDQLPKTPSGKIQRFLLRAQA; translated from the coding sequence ATGGAAGTGAAGTCCCTGGGTGACGTTCACCTGCAAATCAACGGGTGGCTTGACCGGTACAATTCCTCGCACGTGGACGTGGCTGCGCTGCTGTGCGACCGCCACGACCCGCAGAAAAGAGCCCTGAACTTCGAGAGTGCCGCCGGGCGCGTGGAAAGCCTCAGCTACGGTGAACTGCAGGAGAAATCCAGGCGTTTTGCCAGCGTGCTGCGCGGCCTGGGCATCGAAAAAGGCGACCGGGTGGCCTTGCTGCTCCCCAAGACGTCCGAACTGCTGATCGCAGCGGTGGCGCTGTGGCAGCTGGGGGCCGTTTACATTCCCCTGTTCACCGCCTTCGGCCCGGAAGCGGTGGAGGTGCGCGTGGAGGACTCCGGTGCGAAGGTCATCCTGACCGACAACACCAACTGCCCCAAACTGAACGGCGTGCAGGGCCGATCCATCGTGAACATCGACGACCGCGAAGGGCAGGGCGTAGGCGAGGACATCCCCTTCCACGCCAGCCTGAAACGCGCCGACCCGCTGGACGAGAACACCACAACGGACGGGAAAGACATGCTGGTGCTGCTGTACACCTCCGGCACCACGGGGCAGCCCAAGGGCGTGAAAGTGCCCGTGCATGCCCTGGCCACCTTCGAGTCCTATATGCGCTTTGCGCTGGACGTGCGCGAGGACGACATGTTCTGGAACATGGCCGACCCCGGCTGGGCCTACGGCCTGTACTACGGCCTCCTGGGGCCGCTGCTGCTGGGCCAGACCATCATGTACTACCAGGGCGCCTTCGACCCTGCCAGGGCCATTGAGATCATGCGGCGCTACGAAATCACCAACTTTGCCAGTGCGCCCACCGCTTACCGGGTGTTCCGCAGCGCCCACCTCGGCAAACCCGAGGGATTGAAGCTGCGCGTGGCCTCCAGCGCCGGGGAACCGCTCAACCCCGAACTGTACCATTGGGCCAGAGAAACACTGGGGGTGGAACTGTTCGACCACTTCGGGCAAACCGAACTGGGCATGGCGATCTGCAACCACCACCACCCTGCATTGAGCCGCAGCATCAAGCCCGGCAGCATGGGGCAGGCCATGCCCGGCTTCCGCGTGGTGATTCTGGACGATCACGGCAACGAGCAAGGCGACGGCGTGGAAGGCCACCTCGCCATCGACCGCCACGCCTCGCCGCTGTGCATTTTCCAGGAGTACTACAACGCCCCGGACCGGACCGCCGAGCGCCTGATGCACCACGGACGCTACTACCTGGCCGGGGACAACGCCAGCCGCGATCATGAGGGTAACTACTTCTTCAGCGGGCGCGGGGACGACATCATCCTCAGCGCGGGTTACCGCATCGGGCCATTCGAGGTCGAGAGCGCCCTGGTGCACCACCCCGCCGTGGCGGAGGCCGCCGTGGTCGGCAAACCCGACGAACTCAAGGGCGAAATCGTGAAAGCCCACGTGGTGCTGAAACCCGGTCAGGAAGCTACCGACGCCTTGAAAGAAGAACTCTCGCTGTTCGTGAAACAGAAACTCGCCGCACACGCCTACCCGCGCGAGATCGTGTTCGTGGATCAGCTTCCCAAGACGCCCAGCGGTAAAATCCAGCGCTTCCTGCTGCGGGCACAGGCGTAA
- the gltX gene encoding glutamate--tRNA ligase has protein sequence MSVVTRIAPSPTGDPHVGTAYIGLFNHTLAHQQGGKFILRIEDTDRNRYVPDSEKRIFQMMQWLGLTPDESPLQDGPNGPYRQSERTELYGEYARKLVEAGHAYYAFESSEELAALREVAQKEGRVIAVPSRDLAPAEAQKRVDAGEAAVIRLKTPLEGETVVNDLLRDPIHFANREIDDKVLLKADGFPTYHLANVVDDKLMGVTHVVRAEEWITSTPVHVLLYRAFGWPQPVFAHMPLLRNSDKSKISKRKNPTSVEWYMNQGFLPEALLNFLATMGWTHPEGKEIFDLAELQRVFKLEDVTLGGPVFDLAKLRWYNGKYLREVLSEEEVARRLHDFLAQHKTDLPNDGYFRSVVKLMTPRIEVFSEFMEKTPYFWSDDFEVNEKAQKALDDAQELLPELAAKLKNLPTFDAPGIKQMFHDYAEEKGLKMGKVMPPVRAAVAGTMESPDLPDMLAALGQERVVRRVEKAVK, from the coding sequence ATGTCTGTCGTGACCCGCATTGCTCCCAGTCCCACCGGTGACCCGCACGTCGGCACCGCGTATATAGGCCTGTTCAACCACACCCTGGCCCACCAGCAGGGCGGAAAATTCATTCTGCGCATCGAGGACACGGACCGCAACCGCTACGTCCCGGACAGCGAGAAACGCATTTTTCAGATGATGCAGTGGCTGGGCCTCACGCCCGACGAGTCGCCGCTTCAGGACGGCCCGAACGGCCCTTACCGCCAGTCCGAGCGCACGGAGCTGTACGGTGAGTACGCCCGCAAGCTGGTGGAAGCGGGCCACGCCTACTACGCCTTCGAGTCCTCGGAGGAACTGGCGGCCCTGCGGGAAGTGGCGCAAAAGGAAGGGCGCGTGATTGCCGTGCCCAGCCGTGACCTTGCCCCCGCCGAGGCACAGAAGCGCGTGGACGCGGGTGAAGCCGCCGTGATCCGCCTGAAAACGCCACTGGAAGGCGAAACTGTGGTGAATGACCTGCTGCGCGACCCCATCCACTTTGCCAACCGCGAAATCGACGACAAGGTGCTGCTGAAAGCCGACGGGTTCCCCACCTACCACCTGGCGAACGTCGTGGACGACAAACTCATGGGCGTGACGCACGTGGTTCGCGCCGAGGAATGGATCACCAGCACGCCCGTTCACGTCCTGCTGTACCGCGCTTTCGGGTGGCCCCAGCCCGTCTTCGCGCACATGCCGCTGCTGCGAAACAGCGATAAATCCAAGATCAGCAAGCGCAAAAACCCGACCAGCGTCGAGTGGTACATGAATCAGGGGTTCCTGCCCGAGGCCCTGCTGAACTTCCTGGCGACCATGGGCTGGACGCACCCGGAAGGCAAGGAGATTTTCGATCTGGCCGAATTGCAGCGCGTTTTCAAGCTGGAGGACGTGACCCTGGGCGGCCCGGTGTTCGACCTGGCCAAGCTGCGCTGGTACAACGGCAAGTACCTGCGCGAAGTGCTGAGTGAAGAAGAGGTGGCCAGGCGCCTGCACGACTTCCTGGCGCAGCACAAGACCGACCTGCCGAACGACGGCTACTTCCGCTCGGTGGTCAAACTCATGACGCCGCGCATCGAGGTGTTCAGCGAGTTCATGGAGAAGACCCCCTACTTCTGGTCGGACGACTTCGAGGTGAACGAAAAAGCCCAGAAAGCCCTCGACGACGCGCAGGAACTGTTGCCGGAACTCGCCGCGAAACTCAAGAACCTGCCCACCTTCGACGCGCCCGGCATCAAGCAGATGTTCCACGATTACGCCGAGGAGAAGGGACTGAAAATGGGCAAGGTCATGCCGCCCGTCCGCGCCGCCGTGGCCGGCACCATGGAAAGCCCGGACCTGCCGGACATGCTGGCCGCGCTGGGGCAGGAGCGCGTGGTCAGGCGCGTCGAGAAAGCCGTCAAGTAA
- a CDS encoding phosphotransferase, producing the protein MASSEKIQVPVILWHPDGQRVAVQGREFPRLEVERHGNLKKTVQETWQLTSWELHDAGIAFGMTGTPRLLALSGELPPHLSWLEKDPPPLPFEQVWQRPDWQVCVRRRLEQAGVQATDFTSVHSHDLTSIVRAQTPAGEVFLKTSSTPDEMRFTEYIAAAFPNVCPPLLACQVQEGWQVTASGGQLLDAVADLTAWQQAIRRLTKFQQSAQASRLAALGARAYPLEEMRERIPAFLSDTPLLRSWGVPEENIQALQGAQPTIRQALEKLAALKLPDLPAHGDAHPRNALYGERGSVWFDWSETLSAAHPFMDLGWFLGFTLHPARQTLPVRQTHPELEAHLIQSVLRAFDLPATQAPLLGTAMTLASLHRAVVYDEKFREWQGNVPGWRPNYVPFALRQAARELTRLRA; encoded by the coding sequence ATGGCGAGCAGCGAGAAGATTCAGGTTCCGGTAATCCTGTGGCACCCGGACGGGCAACGCGTGGCCGTGCAAGGGCGGGAGTTCCCGCGGCTGGAAGTCGAGCGGCATGGCAATCTGAAAAAAACCGTGCAGGAAACGTGGCAGCTGACCTCCTGGGAGTTACATGATGCCGGCATCGCCTTCGGCATGACGGGGACGCCCCGCCTGCTGGCCCTGTCCGGCGAATTACCGCCTCACCTGAGCTGGCTGGAAAAAGACCCGCCACCCCTTCCCTTCGAGCAGGTGTGGCAGCGTCCGGACTGGCAGGTGTGCGTCAGGCGTCGACTGGAACAGGCGGGCGTGCAGGCGACCGACTTCACCTCAGTTCACAGCCATGACCTGACCAGCATCGTCCGTGCCCAGACTCCAGCGGGCGAAGTGTTCCTCAAAACCTCGTCCACACCGGACGAAATGCGATTTACAGAGTATATCGCCGCAGCTTTTCCGAACGTGTGCCCTCCCCTGCTGGCCTGTCAGGTGCAGGAGGGCTGGCAGGTAACGGCGTCCGGTGGGCAGCTGCTGGACGCGGTGGCCGACTTGACGGCGTGGCAACAGGCCATCCGGCGACTGACCAAATTTCAGCAGTCGGCGCAGGCATCCAGGCTGGCGGCGCTGGGGGCCAGGGCTTATCCCCTTGAGGAGATGCGCGAGCGTATCCCGGCCTTCCTGAGCGACACGCCCCTTCTGAGGTCATGGGGGGTGCCAGAGGAGAACATCCAGGCGCTCCAGGGCGCGCAGCCCACCATCCGGCAGGCCCTGGAAAAGCTGGCGGCGCTGAAGCTGCCCGACCTGCCCGCGCACGGAGACGCCCACCCCCGCAACGCCCTTTACGGCGAACGCGGGAGTGTGTGGTTCGACTGGAGTGAAACCCTGAGCGCCGCCCACCCCTTCATGGATCTGGGGTGGTTCCTGGGTTTCACGCTGCACCCGGCCCGCCAGACCCTTCCTGTCCGGCAGACGCATCCGGAACTCGAAGCGCACCTCATCCAGAGCGTCCTCAGGGCTTTTGACCTTCCCGCCACGCAAGCGCCCCTGCTCGGAACCGCCATGACGCTGGCCTCCCTGCACCGCGCCGTGGTGTACGACGAGAAATTCAGGGAGTGGCAGGGCAATGTTCCCGGCTGGCGGCCCAATTACGTGCCCTTCGCCCTGCGGCAGGCGGCACGGGAACTGACGCGGCTCAGGGCATGA